The following nucleotide sequence is from Drosophila takahashii strain IR98-3 E-12201 chromosome 3L, DtakHiC1v2, whole genome shotgun sequence.
TTTTTTTCTTACGATGTTTGAGCTGCTCACAGATCTccagttttgtgtttttacgTCCAAAAACATCCATCATCTGAGTTCGCAAGGCATCCCAATCAGCAGCACCATGATATGCTAAGTAACTTttagctttgaaaaatttgTGGCCATTTTTGTACCAGCTTGGTTCCGTTCCATGTCGCGCAGCGTTGTTTGAAGTTCCGCTATTCCTTGACAAACATCAGCCAGATCCTCTCGAAACGTGCTCTCATCCAGTCCAATTTGGGCCGCGTGCTGCGCAATAAGTTCAGCATGGGCTCTCTGGTCTTGTAATTCGGTGACGCCTCCCGCAGCTTGATCGCCGCCATCAGCCTGATCTTGTAATACGATGTCGTTTACAACCACTTGACCATGTTCGTCATCCGGGCCAGCCTCATGCTTGTTGTTCATTTTGAATAAGTTGTTTGCCGCAACGCGCAATTGGTGTATAGAAGCCTTGGCGTCAAAATGCACTTCGTTGGCTCTCAGTAACTTTAATAATTCTTCCTTTGATTGCTTCAATATATCGGAATACAACATGGGGACTAGACGTGAAAGCTATAGGCAATCACCCCACACCTGAATTGTAAATGATGTCGTTTaacttttatgattttattctttctttcttttttttaatgttccgtgtgtttttttcttcttattcCTTCGTTGTGTATCGACAATCGAGTTCACAATGTAATCGAAATCTATTGTCTTATCGATGCTtactattaaattatataataggAAGTACACACTAAAATACCATGCACAGCATAACAGTATGTTCACACTTAATACTATTTAGTATATATTCACATATgtttacattattattattattattattattattattattattattattattattattattattattattattattattattattattattattattattattattattattattattattattattattattattattattattattattattattattattattattattattattattattattattattattattattattattattattattattattattattattattattattattattattattattattattattattattattattattattattattattattattattattattattattattattattattattattattattattattattattattattattattattattattattattattattattattattattattattattattattattattattattattattattattattattatcattattattattattattattattattattattattattattattattattattattattattattattattattattgttattattattattattattattattattattatttttgttattattattattattattattattattattattattattattattattattattattattattattattattattattattattattattattattattattattattattattattattattattattattattattattagcaaAGGAggcgagagacggggcgaGTTCGCGAGATCGATGGTATGAGCTTTATTGCGCTCCCGCGCCCGCCTTACACTGTCCCacatatttcaaatttaaaaaacgcaAAGTGCATGAACACCGTCCCCTCTGAAGGATCGCCGTCCGCAGCGCGCCACAGGCAGCACCAATAGCATATGGACGGCTCGCCGATATGTTGCATCCTTCGTCTTCACTTCCGCCACTCGGACCTTGCCATCAGCGCCGACGTGCACCCCCACGATCCGCCCGATCATCCACTGCTGGGGCGGAAGATTGTCCGATTGCCGATCAGCAGATGGCCTGGGCTTAGGGCTTTGCCGTCGTTGGGATCGGTGCTGATCGCTCCGAGGGGCCTGGAGTTGAGAACGGCCTCCACGCTGGTGAGGAGAGTTCCGAGCTCCTCCGCGGTCAGGATGTCGTTAGCCGGCCGTCCGAAGGAACAGGTGCTTTGCAGACTTCACACCTGCCTCCCAAAGTCCGCCGAAGTGAGGTGCTCTAGGCGGTATGAACGCAAACTCGCATCCTTTTTTGCGCCAAGAGTTAATGCTTGCACCGAAAGTAATGAATTCCAGAACGAACTGTTCTGCGGCAAACTTCCTGCACATTAACAAACCATGTTTTTTCTCGCAACAGACTTACAAGAGCTCGAGGACCAGCATGACAATTTGTAACGTGCAGTTAGGACACGTAAGATTTAATAAACTGTGGACCTtttgacaacaacaacgggaaATTGACTTCGTACAGGATCATTCAATAACCGACAGATTGGAACACCAATCTGATTTGGTCTCCTGAACAAAGGGGGTTATCATCTGTATATTCGTTGATACCGGtttcttttttcgaattttgccTATGTCGTCACTGAACTCGTGAGATTGGATCCGTCCGCTTTTTTCTCGAACGCAAAATTCAGTTCTCTTGAAgtaatacttttttcaaaaagctgCAAAACTTTTTGCACCTTTGAACAAACCGAAAGACACACACGAAAACTCTTAAAAGCCTTATGTGCGACAAAAAAGACTCTATTTTCTGAAGCACATAATTGGGttcttgcttttgcttttgcttttaccGACCATTCTTGAATCTTTGCAACTCGGTTTGAGACGAAAACCGAAACAACAAAGGATGCGTTTTGATCCAATGCAGAGTGATCTCCAAGTCCGTCCATTGGAACACCTTtgtgatcggaaaattaagtAATGGTCTTACACGATTATAAAGATCCGCTAGAAGGTGAGCTGCGCACGCGGCAAAGTTTTCGTCTTAACGGAAGCTACTTTGGATTTTGCCgtcaataaatatacttttagtAGTGCCTTGCCACCAGCATAATCTAGATGATCTTTGAAGGTTAGCAGTTGGTTAATCATGACACCCAAGTATTTTCGGCTTGGGCGAGATTTAATTGTGGCTTCTCCAATTTTGATAGTAGCAGTCTCTTCTATCTTCCTGCTACTTATCAGGACAGCTTCTGTCTTGTGGCGTCGAGCTTGCTCGTTCCCCAGCTTCGTTGCAGATTCTCTGTGCTTCTGGGAGTTTCTTTGCAGTAACTACTATAGCTACGTCATCGGCAAAGCCAATGAGTCGTGCCCCTTCAGACATCGTGATCCTAAGGATCCCATCATGGCGTTCCAAAACAAGGGGCCTAGGACTGATCCTTGTGGGACTCCCCCGCTGACCCTGTGGGTCGATTGCCCAGAATCAGTTTCGTACAGGAGCGGGCGGTCTTCCAAGTAGCTCGCGTTGGAACATTAAGGTTTCTCAATGCATACCGGAGTTTAATGCGTTTTTAACATCCAGCGTTGCCGCTATGCAGTACTGCTTAGTGCTGTACAACCACCTTTTCTCCTCGATGGCTTTATCTGCGATTTCGCACAGTTTACCGACGGCGACGATGGTAGATAGTCCCTTCCAAAAACCATACTGCATCTCTGAGAGGCAGTTGGTTTCAGCAAGGGCACCTTCTAGCCGGGAGTGGATTATTCTATCGAGAATTTTACCCACCGTATCTAGCATGCATAGTGGCCTATATGAAGAAGGCTCCTCCGCCGGCTTGTCCCATTTTGGTATGAGTACCAGCCGCTGTATTTTCCAGCGACTAGGGAACGCAACTTCTGTCAGGCATGCGTTATACATGTCAACATACTCCTTTGTGTTTCcctttatggcaattttaaggactttATTCGGGATGCCATCTGGTACCGGTCCTTGTCGTCCAGTATTTTCTTTAATACCCGGAGGACTTCTTCAGCACTTGTGAGCTTTATGCATATATCTTCGCATATATTATTAAAGCACCTGCGATTGCCCTCTTTTATCAGTTTTTCCAGTACTCGTTTTTTTGTtccctgaaaaatatttgaagaGACTTAAATTCAGGCCATCCTCTTGAGCGTTGGTATGCGCGTCTTGCCCTGTGGCAGTCTTTCCTGGCTTCCTCAATGGATTGGTTCCACCATTATGCAGGTCTTATTCCCGATAGGTTTTTTCCCTTTCTCTGCATATATGCATCACAGGCTAGCTTGGTGTATCGCAGACTGTGGTTTGCCCGTTCTTTAGCTGAACCGCTAGTGGTGAGGTTCTCGAACAACATCTACCATCTGTAtagcgtttctattttgtaCCCTGGCACGGTCTTATGAACCCGTGGTGGGCCATTTCTCGACTTTATCGTGCagattatttttgcatggtCACTACCCATGTAGGTGTCGCTAACCTCCCACCTGGTGCCCGAGGCCAATCCGGCGCTCACGAATGTGAGGTCAATGATGGAACTAGTGCCGGCTCCAGAAAAAATCGGTTTCGATCCAGAGTTCAGCAGCACTAGGTCAAGTGCGGCGAAGCTCTCAAGTAGCGCCTTTCCCCTCGGATTTGTTCGGGGAGAGCCCTAGTCGGTAGCCCAAGCGTTAAACAAGTTAGTACAGACTACTCGAAGACTCAAGAAAGGAGTACATTTTAGCTGATAAACATTCTACCGAGTTTTCCAATGATATTTCagtatacaataaattaaaatttgacaaagaACCCTAAAGGGCTCATgaactttaaaatttgatcAACAAATTGGCAGGTGAAATGGGCGAAAAGTTCGAGTGAATCTCAAAGGGACAGCGATGTCAATGTACCTTAGGAGACGCGGGGAGTTTAATTCACCTAAAATcagtttatgaaaaaaaattactccaCCGCACATTCTGCGATGTTTTACAATCtgtaaatcaattaattataCTCGATACTCGTTGTGTaatagggtatattgtattcgtgcaaaagtatttaacagggagaagaaagcgtttccgaccctataaagtatatatattcttgatcaggatcactagccgagtcgatatagccatgttcgtctgtctgtctgtatgaacgctgagatctcggaaactacaaaagctagaaggttgagattttccacacatattcttgggcttcctacgttTATTTCAGGCGAGGGCCACGCACCCTCTAACGCACACAATCGCCCACAATCGTCTGgtgcccacacctttaaagatttccgggAAGTtgctgtgtatatttatacctatcgaaatgtagaagacatttttcaaatcggatcattaattaaaaagttatgcgcaatcaaaaaaaggttatatatccatctccctcgcactccctttagccgagtgaagggtattagatagttgggacaccaacccgactatagcgctctttcttgttttaatctcGATTCATAGGGGGGCAAGTGTCTAGTCGGATCCCAGTTCAGCTGACGCAAAGCGAATAATATAAACTGTTTTTGAACTAactcaattaatttttgttgttcatTATATTATGGGTTCCATACAAACATACAaagtttttgttgtgtatggACCGTCGATCTCCTTGCCCCAACGTTTTATGAAGGCTAAAGCCCCCCTAGCTTTATTTTGCTGTCAAATAAAACACCTAGATCATTTACTTTGGAAGTACGTTCCAAAATACAATTCCCGAGATAGTTAGTTCGATAAAAGGACATCGACTTGCATTTTGCGTGGTTAAAGTGTAACAAGTTAATGAAGCACCAAGACTGTAATTCATTTAGATCCAATTGAAGGCGATGGTGGGAGATTTGGTTGGAGTATGATAGGCAAATTTTTAcgtcatcagcatacattaaaGTAGTGGCAAAAGATATGACGTTTGGAAGATCGTTTATAAAGAGTACAAAAAGTAGTGGACCTAAGTGACTGCCTTGTGGGACACcagaaaaaacatttacaacagaagaaaattgatttttaaagagAACGCGTTGAGTTATATTCGAGAGATATGCCAAAATCCAGTTTAGTAAAATTGGTGGAAATCATAAAAGAGACAGTTTGTGAAGGAGAAGGCTATGGCTTACTGAATCAAATGCCTTTCTGAAATctgtaaaaataacattagtTTGGCATTTATTAAGGAAACTTCGATGAATAAGACAAGAGAATTCGGAGAGATTTGTAGTAGTTGACCTctgcttaacaaaaccatgcggAGCTGGAGAGATTATGGAGGTACACATATGTTGAAGTTGGCAGGTGACCAACTGTTCGAAAAGCTTTGGTATAGCGGAGAGTTTAGCGATAGTTTTCAACATCGGATTTTGAGCCTTTTTTATGCAGAGGAATGATGAAAGATTCACTCCAAATTCTCGGGAATTCAGAAAGAAACAGAGATTGGTTGAATAATGTGATTGGCCATGACAAAGTTTCGGCACAGTTTCTAAGGACACAGCTTGGTATCTTATCAGGACCCGGAGAAAACGATATTTGTTGACTGGttgactaaaaaaattttgcaaaaagaTTAGATATGTTCGATGATGAGGATTCAGTAGAGCTTTTAGACGGTTCTCGCCCCGAGTTCACGAACTCTTGTCACAGGACTTCACTTCTAGACTCAGAGGGACACGCCAGGCGTATTGCGAGGCTTTAGCCGTACAGGAGTAGGAACAGTTCGCCTTGACTTAGCCGTGTGAAGCCCTCTGGACGTCAgcgaacgtctcgacgtagcgatcttgctccttgtaggctcccacggcgctgcttccgATGACTTGACTTGTGTTTTTCACTTGTAGATTATTTGGCACTGATTGACCGACTTTTTCACTTTGATATCTTGACTGATCTTGACGATTTGATTCctcgtgatcgactgatcAAGTTGCCAtcgcccggcggctttatttagggcctccgggtaccgttatttcccctttgcgTTCTGTCCGCAGCATCTCTCCACTCCGGGTCCAAAGTCCGCGGTTcccgtttgacccacttgttCATCACGCATGGTTCTGCGTGTTGCTGCCATCCCGCTGATTCcgatggtgcatgtggcacgcctgtgcGTCGCTCCGCTGCGGAGATGTGGCCCTTGTCCAACGACCAcagcagagtccaaagtccggcgcAGGTCTGTTATTTCCTTctgcgctctgcccgcggcaactctccaatgcaggtccaaagtccaagGTTCCTGATTGACTCGTTTGCACATCGCCCACGGCCTTTAGTTGTTGTTCTGCTTGTTGCCGTCGTCCCGCTGCTTTCAATGGtgcacgcctgtgtgccgcttgGTTGCCGAGATGGGGCAGTTGACCTCCTAGCccaaagtccacggcagagACCAAAGTCCGGTGCCTGTTCCGTTAATTTCTTTTGCACCCGGCACTCTCGCTCTGCCagagaagtctccactctctctctctgcacccTTTTCCTCCCGACtctcactctccaaactctctccatcagagttctctctctccaccttgaagtctccactctcttttcgccgcgccgctactacgctaattGGCCGTGACTGGTATGCGGACGGCGATCCGTTATTCTTGTTGCTGCTATTTGTGaggagttattcaactcctcacagtAGACAGAAATAGCGTTATCTGGAGCAAGAAGTTTTTAGCAAAGGAAGATTCTCACATCCTCAGCCGTGGCCTCTGGGTTGAGTCTGAAtacaaataaagattttttaatgaCCCCACTTAGAGGGATGCCCAAGACCACAGGAGTCCCCACGCTTTTTATCTGGTCTGTTCGACTTGGAACTGTCTTGGGCCAGGTAGATCATTCATAGCGCAAACTGCCCTTGATGCAGAGACTGAGTCGCCAGTAACCAGCTGCAAACCAGGAGTGGCGAGGTTTTGTTCCGGTGGAATATTACCAGGGGATGCCACAGCCAATGCAGCGTGCGACTGCATTGATAAGTTGTCTGAAGATCCAGATGGAGTAGAATGAGCATGTGGAAGAGGCGGTGAAAGggatgaattaaaaaaaacaaccttttcagttgagttctgtattaaaactgcttaggaaactaacatgaaattcttattctgTTCTTATCTGTGACCTACGCAGAGGCCGAGTCTGCCTGAGCGGCAGAGTTATCATTTAACCCCCGCACAGGAACCCTTGGTGCAGTGTGAGAAACATCTCAAGTGATTATTTTCGGCTAGGCTCAAGTAATCTGCACTTACAGATTACAAGTGCTAACACCGCTTCCTTGTAGGGTTTTCAATTACAGATCATAGTTTATGGCTCTAGATAGATTTACATATTGGCACATGTCATGCACAGAGCTCATAAAATCTTATACTTTGTTTATCAGTGTTCGTCTGAACATTCTGGTAAGGGCCGGCCAGATGAGGTGTATGTGATATAATTACATTGcagattaatttatttcaacataattgcaatacaaaattagtggactgtatttatTCGATATATTTTTATCTTGCATAACAAATTTATCACCTTGCAACGGCCTAAAATGATTGTATAAATTACAATaacattacaaaataaataacgttaaaataacattacaaattttaaatctttaatttatttatttcaaacattttttaagaatttgatAAATCTATATatgtgggtttttttttattagattaAAGAATATAAGTTTaagtgtttatttaaatgattaaatgATGTCACAATGTCAGTATAATTGAGACCGTCGTCGCGTCGTTCTGCACTTCACACAAGCACGTCTTCCTTGGATCAGATCTCGTCAAATACTGCCACTGTTGAGAGCGAAACTGAATTGGTTTTACAGCAGCCCACACAACTAATTCGAAACACAGGCGGATAGCAATAAACtatgtgtttaaaattaactttatttaaatttcagctTCCGAATCAATGTGTAATACAAAATTGCGTTGCGGAGCACGCTTTAAAACTTTGTCTTCTTTCTTCTCTTATTTCGCTTCTGCCCTTTCTAGCGATGGTTCTCGCGAGCGTGAAAATGAGGTCCATATCGATACCATTTCATATTATATCGATACCTCGGGGTGTATATAGAGTGCTTATATAtaacaaattgaaataaaaattaaacttaaattatgGCGGCAACATTCCCCCTCCTGTAATTGACCCTAGGGTGGTCAGTTACCATCTTCTAAGCCGACATCTAGAACCGCAATCTTGGTAGCTGGTCGATCGAGAACTCCATACTGCGTTTTAAAAGTGGCTCGGCGAACTTGTCCGTCCTTGGCGGTAACAGTGTTGGTCACTCGTCCTTTAAGCCATAAATTCCTAGGCAAGTTTTCGTCGACGATCATTACTATGCTTCCAACTGATAAAGGGGGACACTTTTCGAACCACTTAGTGCGTCTAGTAAGCACCGGTGTAAACTCCCTCACCCAGCGTTGCCAAAAGCGATCTCCAAAGAGTTTTACCTCGTTCCAATGACGTCTTAAATTCATGTTCTCTTCCTTGATCGGCTTGTACCCGTTTGATGAACCCATCAGCAGGTGGTTTGGAGTCAGCGCAGAGTCGTCCTCGGAGTCCAGGCTGACGAAAGTTAACGGGCGCGAGTTAATGATGAACTGTGCTTCCATCAGAGCACACCTCAGGCTTTCGTCGTTGAATGAGTAATTCGGGCAGATGCTTTTTAGGACCGTTTTGGTAGTGCGGACTAATCTTTCCCAAGCGCCGCCCATATGGGGGGCTCCTGGAGGGTTAAAGAGCCATTTAATACCGTCGAACTTGATTGCAATTTTGTCAAAGTCGATCTTGATCAGCTCCTCTCGCAATGTCTTTTCCGTGGCCTTGAAATTCGTGCCATTATCTGAGTAAATTTCTCTTGGTGTCCCACGAAGTGAATTGGTGAATTGGTGAAACACATCACGCAGGAGCTTGTATCGAGGCTGTGAGCGATTTCGAGGGTTAAGCAGGTAAACAGCGCAACCCATCTCTTCTCTTTGCGTCTTCCGACGTTGACTAGGATAGGGCCAAAATAATCAACGCCGGTGCACGTGAACGGTTTTTCATAGCTTGTCAACCTAGCCTTTGGAACAGCGGCCATTTGTGGAGGCTGTGGCATAGCGCTACGATTTTTACATAATTGGCAGGCTTTTCTTATGGATTTGTGCAGTACTCTTAGGCGCAGAATATAAAAGTTGGATTTTATATCGTTTATCACGGTTTCGTGAGCGAGGTGATGATATTTTTCGTGATAGAACCGGAccaataaaaatgttactCGACTCTCTGGGGGCAATACTATCGCGTCCTTAGTATATCCGACTGCGTTCACTCGACCTTTAGTGCGCAGGATTCCGTTGTCGTCCAGATATGCGTTCAAGCCAGTCAATCTGCTTTTTGCGCTTATTGGTTTTGTGCACTTCAATGAATTGATTTCTTCCGCGAACTCGAGCCTCTGTGCTTCTTTGTATAGAAGGGTCTGTGCCTTTTTGACGTGAAACTCGGTCACTGCTGTCGGCATGTAGGTCCTTTGACACTTTGCCTGTAGTCGCTGAATATATAGAAACATGTTCGCGACGGCTCTGTAAAGGCGCCGCCAATCGGAGAAATAATCCACGTCGAGTAAGACTTTATTTGCATTACGAGTTGTAAAGATGTGTCTGCGTAGTTCGGTCGTATCGATCTCCGTTGCCCGTGATGGAATTGTTGGCCACTTGCAGGGTTTGCTTTTCAAAAACTCGGGTCCGTAAAGCCATGTGTCCACACAAGGTTTTTTGATAACTTTAGTTGCGGCGTCTGCAACGTTGAGTTTTGATGGGACCCATCGCCATTGATCCGCTCGGGTGGTCTCTAGGATTTCGCCGATTCTGTGCATCACAAATTGTTGAAAGTTGCGAGGATCCATCGACAGCCATTGTAAAACAGTTCGTGAATCCGACCAGAACATAAGATCGTCGACTCGAAGATTACGTACGTTGATGATTTTGTTGGCTAAGCGTGAGCCCATCACGGCGGCTTAGAGCTCCATGCGCGGAATAGATAGTGGTTTTAGTGGCGCCACTTTGCTTTTCACGGCCACAAGTATTACGTCCACCTCGTCTTTTTGTGATACTCGCAGGTAGCAAGCAGCGGAGAAAGCATGCTCGCTAGCGTCCACGAACGTGTGCAGTTCGATTCGGGTCTCTTCAGACATCTTTGGGGAGTAGCATCTCGGAATGTTAATTGTTGCCACTTGAGGCAGTAACAGCTTCCATTGGTTCCAGTCATCCAACAGTGATTCTGGCAGCTCTTGGTCCCAGCTGATATTTGCACGCCAGATTTTCTGCAGAAGAATTTTTAATCCGATCGTATGGCATGACAGTAGGCCCAAGGGGTCGAAGATCGACATGAGAACCTGAAGGACTTCTCTTACTTGGCTGGATATTTCGATGGTTTTCTGTTCATCACTCATACTGTCGATGAAGTCGTCGACGTAGTGCGCACGCTGAATCGCATCCAGGGCTAAAGGGAATTGCTGCTGGTGGACTTCAGCATTTTTGTCGCGCACGTAGTGGGCTATGAATGGCGCGCAACTAATACCAAAGGTCATGGCACGCATGACGTAAGTGTTTATCTTGTTTCGGTTGGCGTCGTACCAAAGAAAGCGCTGGGAATGCATGTCCTCATGGCGAATGTTGATCCTGTGGAACATTTCGGCGATGTCGCCGCTTACGGCGACTTTTCCGACTCTGAAGGCTAGAAGAACGTCGATGAGTGGGTTTAAGCAGTCCGGTCCGCTTAACAGAAGGTCGTTGAGGCATATTccatttgtttttgctgccgCG
It contains:
- the LOC123002406 gene encoding uncharacterized protein yields the protein MPQPPQMAAVPKARLTSYEKPFTCTGVDYFGPILVNPRYKLLRDVFHQFTNSLRGTPREIYSDNGTNFKATEKTLREELIKIDFDKIAIKFDGIKWLFNPPGAPHMGGAWERLVRTTKTVLKSICPNYSFNDESLRCALMEAQFIINSRPLTFVSLDSEDDSALTPNHLLMGSSNGYKPIKEENMNLRRHWNEVKLFGDRFWQRWVREFTPVLTRRTKWFEKCPPLSVGSIVMIVDENLPRNLWLKGRVTNTVTAKDGQVRRATFKTQYGVLDRPATKIAVLDVGLEDGGQLPHLGNQAAHRRAPLKAAGRRQQAEQQLKAVGDVQTSQSGTLDFGPALESCRGQSAEGNNRPAPDFGLCCGRWTRATSPQRSDAQACHMHHRNQRDGSNTQNHA